A genomic segment from Fusarium keratoplasticum isolate Fu6.1 chromosome 10, whole genome shotgun sequence encodes:
- a CDS encoding Protein YIP has protein sequence MSASSARGHYANPPLEDEDDDLIDPDDADLNDFDDPLATNSSRQPLSGNIGSSSSSQPLNEGYLTSRIPGEDRRAPQNTIDESVWDTLRRDLLAVWAKLREVLYPRYLLGGTMFDSEGGLRGAYSNIRGAGISGTREELTGLASRMVDAEALLQSNMTPGLRDWDLWGPLIFCLLLSLLLSFTARGDQRDAVFSGVFAMIWLGEAVVTLQIKLLGGNISFAQSVCIIGYTLFPLVLAALMSALGLHWIARIPVYIILIAWSLAAGVSILGGSGVVKNRVAIAVYPLLVFYLGLGCLCFIS, from the exons ATGTCCGCGTCCAGCGCTCGAGGGCACTATGCCAACCCACccctggaggatgaggacgacgatcTGATTGACCCCGATGATG CCGATCTCAACGATTTCGACGACCCCCTTGCGACCAATTCATCCCGTCAGCCTCTGTCAGGCAACATCGGCTCCAGTTCATCATCGCAACCACTGAACGAAGGCTATCTCACCTCCCGAATCCCCGGAGAAGACCGACGAGCCCCCCAGAACACAATTGACGAGTCAGTTTGGGACACCCTGCGTCGCGACCTACTTGCCGTATGGGCCAAGCTGAGGGAGGTTCTGTACCCGCGCTACCTCTTGGGCGGCACCATGTTCGATTCCGAGGGAGGTCTGCGCGGCGCGTACTCCAACATCCGTGGTGCCGGTATCTCGGGCACGAGAGAGGAGCTGACCGGACTGGCGAGCCGTATGGTGGATGCTGAGGCTCTGCTCCAGAGCAACATGACCCCTGGTCTACGCGACTGGGACCTCTGGGGCCCTCTCATCTTCTGTCTTCTTCTCAGTCTTCTCCTGAGCTTCACTGCTCGCGGCGATCAAAGGGATGCCGTGTTCAGCGGTGTCTTTGCCATGATCTGGCTGGGCGAAGCTGTGGTAACATTGCAGATCAAGCTTCTGGGAGGCAACAT TTCCTTTGCCCAGAGCGTCTGCATCATTGGTTATACCCTATTCCCTCTGGTCCTCGCCGCGTTGATGTCTGCCCTGGGCCTCCACTGGATTGCCCGCATCCCCGTCTACATTATTCTGATTGCCTGGTCCCTTGCCGCCGGTGTTAGCATCCTGGGCGGAAGCGGTGTGGTGAAGAACCGAGTGGCCATTGCTGTCTACCCGCTGCTCGTATTTTACCTCGGCCTGGGTTGCTTGTGCTTCATCAGCTAA
- a CDS encoding PAS domain-containing protein, with amino-acid sequence MEQTFMTIHNLGPDANILYASESVIDILGYTPHEVLGRSSFDFFHPDEVPFARSVHTRGVLLDKAAVLHYARILSRDGRWVSCECCFTIVHDVLVACTSIYRRGEKSERRAIEAPQIRRIFSCSPRDPRYHMLEHLSPKFKMSPMEREPRAALILNRFTRTLTVMFATEAIASILGVSADQVQHKSFYECIRESSLDDAFKCLESAKANDSIAYLRFWSRDPRRPEDFENEASDDELDDGDDAEEEEEQFEEDSITPPRNQSTSGHGSLTPKKPNHLPESRRSSDSEGGGVKLDRAMDLDSNQQPSPPIKVEADVEMQDSGSLNDESSFESRTASSAAMASISQTDGYRTPPTPQSPRPMERSTPSPRRARSQPRQRLAPSVELEAVVSCTSDGLVVILRRARPQIPNLHPPLVPSHFDNGLFAAPWGQQPIQPQCPPEVLYNFRPPLLPQHMPLRENVKAAGGPPIDQLMRSIRDVAVFAWALVGINGNLASYSHGQPMGESQPPDGLPVWDPAAAQTSYQGPENQAAQRWARERQQQGVQFMRRDSLSTGYHADGPGSRNTSGMGYENYSLNGYGNRGNQWYSQPSAFQQSQEALAQDYCYREQMDPRATAPSDYMGTTLPPLNGWSDVHQRLGSSQIPSTLAEDPQHHRYRWY; translated from the exons ATGGAGCAGACTTTCATGACAATACACA ACTTGGGTCCGGATGCAAATATCCTCTATGCGTCCGAGTCCGTCATCGACATCCTTGGCTACACTCCACATGAGGTGCTCGGCAGGTCCAgcttcgacttcttccaccCCGACGAGGTACCTTTTGCCCGATCCGTGCACACTCGTGGCGTCTTGCTGGACAAGGCTGCCGTCCTGCACTATGCACGTATCCTCTCTCGCGATGGCCGCTGGGTAAGCTGCGAATGCTGTTTCACCATCGTCCACGATGTCCTCGTCGCATGTACCAGTATCTACCGCCGGGGTGAAAAGAGCGAGA GGCGTGCTATCGAAGCACCGCAGATTCGACGCATCTTTTCTTGTTCCCCCCGAGACCCGCGTTACCATATGTTGGAGCACCTGTCGCCTAAATTCAAGATGTCACCGATGGAGCGCGAGCCTCGAGCGGCCCTTATCTTGAACCGATTCACCCGGACCCTGACTGTCATGTTCGCTACCGAAGCCATTGCCTCTATCCTTGGTGTGTCTGCCGACCAAGTTCAGCACAAGAGCTTCTATGAATGCATCCGAGAAAGCTCACTGGACGACGCTTTCAAATGTCTTGAAAGTGCCAAAGCCAACGACTCGATTGCGTATCTGCGCTTCTGGTCAAGAGACCCTCGAAGACCGGAAGACTTTGAGAACGAagccagcgacgacgaaTTAGACGACGGAGATGAcgctgaggaggaagaggagcaaTTTGAGGAGGACTCTATCACACCACCTCGAAACCAAAGCACATCAGGACACGGGTCTTTAACACCAAAGAAACCAAACCATCTGCCTGAAAGTCGACGGTCCAGCGATTCGGAAGGAGGTGGCGTGAAGTTGGATAGAGCCATGGATCTTGACTCTAACCAGCAGCCAAGCCCTCCGATCAAGGTCGAGGCAGACGTCGAGATGCAAGACAGTGGTTCCTTGAATGACGAGTCATCATTCGAATCACGAACTGCAAGCTCAGCAGCTATGGCTTCCATCTCCCAGACTGACGGCTACCGAACACCTCCCACACCGCAATCCCCGAGACCAATGGAACGCTCTACTCCTAGCCCTCGAAGAGCGCGCAGCCAGCCAAGACAGCGGCTTGCCCCGTCTGTCGAGTTGGAGGCGGTTGTTTCGTGCACTTCTGATGGGCTTGTCGTCATCCTGCGTCGAGCAAGACCCCAGATCCCGAATCTACACCCTCCCTTAGTCCCCTCGCATTTCGACAACGGCCTCTTTGCCGCTCCGTGGGGCCAGCAACCCATCCAACCTCAGTGTCCACCAGAAGTGTTGTACAACTTTCGACCTCCACTGCTGCCGCAGCACATGCCACTCCGAGAGAACGTCAAAGCTGCGGGAGGTCCCCCGATCGACCAATTGATGCGGTCTATTCGAGATGTCGCTGTGTTCGCCTGGGCTCTCGTGGGAATAAATGGGAATCTGGCCTCATACAGTCACGGCCAACCAATGGGAGAGTCTCAGCCACCAGATGGTCTTCCCGTTTGGGATCCTGCTGCAGCGCAAACATCCTATCAAGGCCCTGAGAATCAAGCCGCTCAACGTTGGGCGAGAGAGCGCCAACAACAAGGGGTGCAATTCATGCGACGTGATTCATTATCTACAGGCTATCATGCGGATGGGCCTGGAAGTCGCAACACATCTGGCATGGGATATGAGAACTATTCCCTGAATGGCTATGGAAACCGTGGAAACCAATGGTACTCGCAACCATCAGCCTTTCAGCAAAGCCAGGAAGCGCTGGCACAGGATTATTGCTACAGAGAGCAGATGGACCCGAGAGCGACGGCTCCTTCGGATTACATGGGTACAACACTTCCGCCACTGAACGGGTGGAGTGACGTGCACCAAAGACTGGGGAGCTCTCAGATACCCTCGACACTGGCCGAGGACCCCCAGCACCATCGTTACAGGTGGTATTAA